TCTTTAGGGGAATGTTTTGAAACCTCAAAAATTTCAACAGCCAATTGAAAAGAAAGCTGATATACCTTCAGATCGCGAAAACCTTTATAATTACCAATTTTATATTTTTATAAACAATTAATTAGCCCCATATTTACTGTCTACTGTCTACTGCCTACTGTTTACTGCTTACTGTTTACTGCTTACTGTC
This genomic window from Bacteroidales bacterium contains:
- a CDS encoding four helix bundle protein; protein product: MGNYKGFRDLKVYQLSFQLAVEIFEVSKHSPKEERYN